The DNA segment ACAGTACCCTTATCTCAAGGAAGCAGTTATACCTCAAATCAGTTTGCATCATGGCAAACTTCTAACCATGACGAAAATGGCAGTCGTCATAGTCTTCAAGATTCAGAGGCCGTTCAGCAAAAGGATGGAAATATATCTGATATGCAGTTAAAGGGACATGGTACCGATTCTCAGAAACAGCAGCAAAAAAATGATTCCTCACAGGAGATCATTTCCCTTCCTTTGCAGCATATATCTTCCCAGGATACTTATCAAACCACAGAGGTTGAACAGGACACACTTCATTCTTCTAAAGCAGTGAATATACAAAATCCTGAAAAGAATACTCAAAATCCAGAATCTCAACATCTAAACTTACAGGGAGCGAAAAGTCAGCAGTCCATGCAGTCCTTGACAACAGGAACTAGTGGTCTGCCACTTGTGGCAGCAGATGCAAGTAATCAGTCAGAATCGGCGACCGGGTCGAGCAGCCAATCAGCAATCAATGTAGCTAAACAGGGAAAACAAGTGCCTTTTGCCATGCTTTTCCCTCACATACAACCCCAGCTTGATAAGGACAGGGCAATGCAACTCCAGACTCTTTACGTTAAACTCAAAGTAGTTTGCTATAGCTGACTTGTTTTTGCATTATTTTGCCTTTTCTGTTATAGTAGTTTTGCTAACAAAAGGAATTtgtgttcagaaaaatgaaatttCTAAGGAAGGTTTTGTAAGACACATGAGAAGTATAATTGGTGACCAAATGCTCAAAATGGCTGTATATAAATTTCAATCTCAGGTAGATGAAGCAGCATCTTTTCAGTTGttacataaaaaaaatgaaatttctCCATCTTTGTGTATTAACTCTATGTCAAAATTTAATTCAGGCATCTAGAAACTCACCGAGTGTTCCCGGTCAATTTCCTCAGTCTGCGGCTTCTCAGCAGCAACATTCGCAAATGCCAACAGATGGTACCTTGTTCTTTGAATCTCTTTGGTTCATTCTAGTCAGGTCCCAGTTTATTGCTGACCTTACTTCTCTTCTGCTGCTCCTATATGAATATGGACAGATTCTAGTAATATGGCAATTGAGAGTAATGCTCAAAAGTTGCGCGAGGTGGAAAATCAGGCAGATTTGCGTGGAGCCCAAGGAAACCAGATGCCTTCTTCTAGTTTGATTGCTGTAAAACAAGAAAGGGATCACTCACCATTCCCAATACAGGGACTTAATAGGCAACAACAACAGCATTTGCACTTCTCACAGGCATCATTTCCCACATTTCCAAGTGCAGGGAACAATTATAGTGCATATTCTGCATCTAATCTCAACTCTTCAACAACACAACCGCTAAAGCAGCAATCTGATGATGCACAAATGAGACAATTTTCAGCTCAACAGAACAGAAATGCAACTCAGTTAGGAGTGCCAACGCAGGCCGTGGGAATGATGAGCGCCCCTAAGTTTGAAAAGCAAAACACTTTTGGCGAAGCCAAAAGATTACCTTGTGGGAGTCTTAATATTCCAACTACTTCAAGAACCCAGCAGCCTTCAGTTCAATGGCAACAGTCTGCCAATAAAGAGCAGAGAAGTATTCTTTCATCACCAATGACCAATCTAAAGTCTGAACCAATTGATCATTTCCATGACCAGCTACAAAGATCCCAGTTGTCGCCCTTCTCCTCTGTTCAAGTGGAGCAAGGAAATTCCACTTCAGAAAGTTCAAAGGATGAATCTATTGAACAGATCTCCAGAATTGGTTTATCAACCACTAGCATGAAACCTTCAAATTTAGCCTCGTCTTCCATGTCATCTCAAATGGATACTAGCACATTGGTAATTTTCTTGGTTTGCATCCTAACTTGATTTATTGATTTATCAAGTGAGGATATATTACAGATTTTAGAAGTATATTTACATGCTtcttatatatacagtcaaacctctctataacagcctcGTTTGTTCCGAGATTTTTTGGCGgctatagtgaagtgttgttatagaggacacatattataacataacataatgATCAGTTACGAGAAATaattggcttttatagtgaatgaaggtgttggtttatgtttagtcaacaatggcatgccaattggaagagttggtggaaagagttggtgtggatgctaggaggaagcttcctcctttgatgtcacccatgacatcaagaggaggtagtttgatgtcaccaatgacatcaagaggaggtctttacctctataaatagatgcactccttcatttgtagaaaccatcccaaaaataatacaacacattgtagtgagtagagagttaagagagaaattctcttaagtgtaattgggaactctccccttcctttgttaatattaaaaaggcaactgttctctggtggacgtaggattattttgatccgaaccacgttaaatcttgtgttcatacatgtccagcccaggaaagaggcattgggaagctgtcaagtggatattgagatatctcaaaggagcttctggtgttggtctgacctttcgaaaaagtggtggaggtatttcaattctcggttatgtagattctgactatgcaggagatcttgacagaagaaggtccacaactggatacatctttaccctcgttggcagtgccgttagttggaagtcgactctgcagtcgattgccactttgtctacgacagaagcagaatacatggcagcagcggaggcggtgaaggaagctatctggttgaaaggtttagtagcggaattgagtttggttcagctggaatcaactcttagatgtgatagtcagagtgctattcatctaatgaaaaatcagagatttcatgagcgcactaaacacattgatgtcagatttcattttattcgagatgttgttgaagagggaactatcaaggtcgtgaaggttatcacagacgataatgctgcagatatgttgaccaagataatcccactcgctaagtttgcacactgcaaggacttggcggggtgtgcatcaactgatgcaactccgaagagaacagttgttaggtggaggtggtatgttcaacaatggtttgattcttcttgtttcttacaatgGGGTtgccagtaagcttagaagttttggccagagttgttcacacgcacgctcgaaacgcaaaccaaggtggagattgaaggtgttggtttatgtttagtcaacaatggcatgccaattggaagagttggtggaaagagttggtgtggatgctaggaggaagcttcctcctttgatgtcacccatgacatcaagaggaggtagtttgatgtcaccaatgacatcaagaggaggtctttacctctataaatagatgcactccttcatttgtagaaatcatcccaaaaataatacaacacattgtagtgagtaaagagttaagagagaaattctcttaagtgtaattgggaactctcccttcctttgttaatattaaaaaggcaactgttctctggtggacgtaagattattttgatccgaaccacgttaaatcttgtgttctttcttttacgtttccgctaacaattggtatcagagcaacatgattctttaacgatccaaggaggaagaacaagcaaagatgagttccatgaagtttgaaattgatagattcagtggacgcaacaacttcaatatctggaagatccagatgatggcgttactgcggagggaaggttcaatccatgctattgacggaaagtatcctaaggatatatcagctcccgacaaggagaagattgaaggggatgcattgagtgcaatccaactatcccttgcacctaacgtgctttgtgaagtgagtacgggtaccgaagagacggccaaacagttatgggaaaagctagaagggctataccaagaccgatcagtgacaacaaggatgttgttacaacggcgtcttcacacatttaagatggggtcaggtacttcgttacaagatcatttagatgcgttcaataaacttgtcatggacttacagattgcaggaattaaaaaggaggaggagacgcttgcatgtgctttgctattttcattgacttcaggatatcgtgatattgagaattcaatgatgtatagcaaggagcctatcaagcttgagcaagtgcggcaggcacttaactctagtgatgtgcggaggcacattgaaggagatagagatgaccaggcaagtgggctctttgtgagaggccggactagccaacagggaaagagcaaatcaaagcacagatcaaagtctcgtgtgaacaagaagaatacagagtgttggggttgtggcaagaaggggcactttgaacgagactgcccaatgtcaaagtccaaggaaaaggcgagtgcatccacagttgaacaggtacatgattttgataatgattatgtactaacaacatcgtgtaataataatagtagttatggaaacaaatgggtgttagactctgcttgcactctgcatatgacgttccgaaaagactggtttagcagctatgagaaaagtggaggaaccgtagtaatgggcaataatgcaacttgtgcaatagttggcattggctcagttcgggttcgctgccatgatggagtcgtgaggactattacacaagtccgtcatgttcctgatctgaagaagaatttgatctccctgagtactctggatgaacaaggctacaggtacatgagcgaagcaggaactataaaggtgactaaaggttctttagtcatgctgaaaggcaagctggagaacggcctttacacattggccggaagcaccattgttggctctgcaaatgcatctacagtgcagttatctaatgatgacaaggcaagactatggcacatgagactgggtcatatgagcgcacgtggactggagatgttgagcaatcgtaaccttttggaaggtgagaagatcagcacaattgacttctgtgagcactgcgttctagggaagcaaaagaaggtcagcttcagcactggcaaagaCAAGACAAGAGgatgctagactacatccattcagatttatggggtccctctaaacttccatcgaagggcaaaaagaggtatcttctcacttttattgatgatttctcacgaaaggtttgggtgcattttttgaaggcaaaaagtgatgcttttgaagcatttaaagagtggaagattttggttgaaaatcaaatggagcggaaaatcaagtatcttcgcacagacaatggcttggagttttgcaatgaagagtttaatgaattctgcaaggttcatgggatctcaagacataggactgtcaggcataccccacagcagaatggagttgccgagagaatgaacagaactcttcttgaaaaggctcgttgtatgctcctacaagccaaaatgtccaaagtattttgggctgaagcagttcacactgctgctcatattgtcaatcgatctccagcatcggcaattgactttaagactccgaatgaggtatggtcaggtgaaccctctaactattcatacttacgagtatttgggtgtccagcttattatcacgttaatgaaggaaagcttgaaccaagggctaagaaggccatattcgtagggtatgtggatggagtaaaagggtacaaactttggtgtttgtctttactcaaatttatagttagtagagatgtcacctttgatgaatcctctatacttgatccccgtaaagtttccgtggagttttcaggaaacaagaacgacgagcaggtggagcttccggtggagcttgccaaggaaaaggatcaagagactcaggttaaagatgagtcagaagatgtagaccttgaagaacttgctgtcaatgaaccatacacaattgcaaaggggagggagaagaggcagacacgagaaccggaacgccttatagatcaagcaaacttgattgcatatgcgttcgtagctgcacaagaagagattaaggatctggagccctcctcgtatattgaagcaacttcttgcaaggatgctgtacaatggcggttagccatgactgaagagatggagtctcttcacaagaatcagacatgggtcttagtgaaaagacaaaaggggaagaggacagttggatgcaagtgggtctaccgaaagaaagagggaattcctgaagtggaagatgctaggttcaaggcgagattggttgcaaaaggattcagtcagaaggagggaattgactacaatgagattttctctccagtcgtgaagcatagctcaattcgcgtgctactagcattggttgcccaatttgacttggagcttcaatagcttgatgtcaaaactgctttcttacacggtgatctagaagagacaatctatatggatcagcctgaaggtttcctagctgagggaaaagaagatcacgtatgccaactaaagaagtctttgtatggtttgaagcaatcccctagacagtggtacaagaggtttgatgcattcatgactacacatgaattctcaaggagtgcatttgatagctgtgtgtatcacaagaagatgtctggtaactcaatgatttatttactgttgtatgttgatgatatgcttattgctgctaacaacattacagagataaatgctttgaagaaactgttga comes from the Nicotiana sylvestris chromosome 4, ASM39365v2, whole genome shotgun sequence genome and includes:
- the LOC104238410 gene encoding transcription initiation factor TFIID subunit 4b-like isoform X2 codes for the protein MDPSIMKLLEEDEDETMHSGADVEAFTAALNRDIGGADNSQSQPSDSDSVPLSQGSSYTSNQFASWQTSNHDENGSRHSLQDSEAVQQKDGNISDMQLKGHGTDSQKQQQKNDSSQEIISLPLQHISSQDTYQTTEGAKSQQSMQSLTTGTSGLPLVAADASNQSESATGSSSQSAINVAKQGKQVPFAMLFPHIQPQLDKDRAMQLQTLYVKLKKNEISKEGFVRHMRSIIGDQMLKMAVYKFQSQASRNSPSVPGQFPQSAASQQQHSQMPTDDSSNMAIESNAQKLREVENQADLRGAQGNQMPSSSLIAVKQERDHSPFPIQGLNRQQQQHLHFSQASFPTFPSAGNNYSAYSASNLNSSTTQPLKQQSDDAQMRQFSAQQNRNATQLGVPTQAVGMMSAPKFEKQNTFGEAKRLPCGSLNIPTTSRTQQPSVQWQQSANKEQRSILSSPMTNLKSEPIDHFHDQLQRSQLSPFSSVQVEQGNSTSESSKDESIEQISRIGLSTTSMKPSNLASSSMSSQMDTSTLLSSRTTSVTSLLGPGNSGKTPVKKPSIGQKKPLDTLGSSPPPSGKKQKVSGAFLDQSIEQLNDVTAVSGVNLREEEEQLFSGPKEDSRVSEASRRVVQEEEEKLILQKIPLQKKLTEIMAKCGLKNMSNDVERCLSLCVEERMRGLISSLIRLSKQRVDIEKSRHRTIVTSDVREEILSINRKAREEWEKKQADVEKLQKANEPEGSNGVDGDKEKDDGRGKSIKANKEEDDKMRTTAANVAARAAVGGDDMLSKWQLMAEQARQKREGGGDVASGSQPSKDVTRRNLSTPTRTSKDHQEAENRSQSSAKVTPGAVRRAGRNQVITQTRIARSITVKDVIAVLEREPQMSKSTLIYRLYEKARSNASAESS
- the LOC104238410 gene encoding transcription initiation factor TFIID subunit 4b-like isoform X1 → MDPSIMKLLEEDEDETMHSGADVEAFTAALNRDIGGADNSQSQPSDSDSVPLSQGSSYTSNQFASWQTSNHDENGSRHSLQDSEAVQQKDGNISDMQLKGHGTDSQKQQQKNDSSQEIISLPLQHISSQDTYQTTEVEQDTLHSSKAVNIQNPEKNTQNPESQHLNLQGAKSQQSMQSLTTGTSGLPLVAADASNQSESATGSSSQSAINVAKQGKQVPFAMLFPHIQPQLDKDRAMQLQTLYVKLKKNEISKEGFVRHMRSIIGDQMLKMAVYKFQSQASRNSPSVPGQFPQSAASQQQHSQMPTDDSSNMAIESNAQKLREVENQADLRGAQGNQMPSSSLIAVKQERDHSPFPIQGLNRQQQQHLHFSQASFPTFPSAGNNYSAYSASNLNSSTTQPLKQQSDDAQMRQFSAQQNRNATQLGVPTQAVGMMSAPKFEKQNTFGEAKRLPCGSLNIPTTSRTQQPSVQWQQSANKEQRSILSSPMTNLKSEPIDHFHDQLQRSQLSPFSSVQVEQGNSTSESSKDESIEQISRIGLSTTSMKPSNLASSSMSSQMDTSTLLSSRTTSVTSLLGPGNSGKTPVKKPSIGQKKPLDTLGSSPPPSGKKQKVSGAFLDQSIEQLNDVTAVSGVNLREEEEQLFSGPKEDSRVSEASRRVVQEEEEKLILQKIPLQKKLTEIMAKCGLKNMSNDVERCLSLCVEERMRGLISSLIRLSKQRVDIEKSRHRTIVTSDVREEILSINRKAREEWEKKQADVEKLQKANEPEGSNGVDGDKEKDDGRGKSIKANKEEDDKMRTTAANVAARAAVGGDDMLSKWQLMAEQARQKREGGGDVASGSQPSKDVTRRNLSTPTRTSKDHQEAENRSQSSAKVTPGAVRRAGRNQVITQTRIARSITVKDVIAVLEREPQMSKSTLIYRLYEKARSNASAESS